In Cercospora beticola chromosome 3, complete sequence, the following proteins share a genomic window:
- a CDS encoding uncharacterized protein (antiSMASH:Cluster_4), with protein MHAKQSIVWALAALLATVNALPNSLEYNDKGAIDPTNNAHLDTQEPVNTDLVARDPFAEMDEYFAGEKHFKGEPPCLQIWPQNPGREPSDQEIANARKEAQWKKYPVGSKPPICDLQYVTCLRLGKGVPAGGRGFWQIATWDGGDGTKLTAVKYWQSSITWVMPGGSAKCYLAHGCQWCCANGILNIKYEEENYFLSGVSQRPEDKKYLQAWDSPAWNGACHCGYHLSSDLTIVATQKK; from the exons ATGCACGCCAAACAATCGATCGTATGGGCCTTAGCCGCTCTACTTGCGACGGTGAACGCCCTCCCTAACAGTCTTGAATACAACGACAAAGGCGCCATCGATCCAACGAACAATGCACATCTTGACACTCAAGAGCCCGTCAACACAGATCTCGTTGCCCGAGACCCATTCGCAGAAATGGACGAGTACTTTGCCGGAGAAAAACATTTCAAAGGAGAACCACCTTGTCTGCAAATATGGCCCCAAAACCCGGGTCGAGAACCTTCAGACCAGGAAATTGCAAATGCTCGTAAAGAAGCACAATGGAAAAAGTATCCCGTCGGTTCAAAGCCCCCGATCTGTGACTTGCAATATGTCACCTGCCTCAG ACTCGGTAAAGGTGTTCCTGCCGGCGGAAGAGGCTTCTGGCAAATCGCAACTTGGgatggcggcgatggca CCAAGCTTACTGCCGTGAAATACTGGCAGTCTTCCATCACTTGGGTCATGCCCGGCGGAAGCGCAAAATGCTATCTTGCGCACGGATGTCAATGGTGCTGCGCGAACGGCATCCTGAACATCAAgtacgaagaagagaactACTTCCTGAGTGGCGTGTCGCAAAGGCCAGAGGATAAGAAATATCTCCAAGCTTGGGACTCTCCAGCCTGGAACGGAGCTTGCCATTGTGGCTATCATCTTAGTTCGGATTTGACTATTGTTGCCACCCAGAAAAAGTGA
- a CDS encoding uncharacterized protein (antiSMASH:Cluster_4) — MRLLNVHTLEFSVYHSTPPPYAIASHRWHLGHEASYKDILKKRNTTSTGYKKVLEFADFVRKNVGNVEWLWIDTCCILQQSSEEVSEAVNSMFKWYRNAVVCIAWLDDFGGVREGGGDLGMLGRSRWFTRGWTLQELVAPKTVVFVTRGWEVLGYKGIRTEGLKQMAMGPELGEILAGVTGIPEPVLKDYEYARAIGAEQKLEWMSERETTREEDQSYCLLGFFDVTMPVIYGEGREKARMRLLAEIKRLNVVPANLDDDFEVVEKPAIRTLHEAASSGDLEFISQYLEGPPSRREQLWTWDAGGGLPLHRAVRNDQALTCKLLIASMNGRTWDPVDLLDMNGKSPVEYALYDVGSESDDVLREFLTDEGLCFALPTILTVRKTVLVRILELGGPDVILRAIRISRKAQRPALFSNLLQRTLATVVTVPQSERLVPSLAADVIGLANANEKTLTAAVAKMTDMIYNWAVSERVKRLILLQKVTGLEVFTGSDGLNFVGKAILANDTATLSALHKIDLSLFSRPVGWWTGDHLTVQVHVGEWHPLRFAAFLGYPQAVELVARLTDPEENDPPHLRAVHYAAIYAYMDDKRKSTFRILRELSLEDDDSEESTYCIVNFVVTCDTDWFVLVFPHSREAVIEDIKTASPEKFYWDAGHVRTRKGQFHTRTCDKFNMRVRTKCIDRGSPDSQQSAVNLSFMHGWNNSEVQGEKGRVILALAPESEADVWFRESNQHHFSQMDDNATVLASGTNWRESAHNHRAWQLRCEQKVISSV; from the coding sequence ATGCGCCTCCTCAACGTCCACACCCTCGAATTCTCCGTCTACCACTCCACCCCACCACCCTACGCCATCGCCTCCCACCGCTGGCACCTCGGCCACGAAGCTTCCTACAAAGACATCCTAAAAAAGCGAAATACAACTTCCACAGGGTATAAAAAAGTTTTGGAATTCGCAGACTTTGTCAGGAAAAATGTGGGAAATGTGGAATGGTTATGGATCGATACGTGTTGTATCTTACAACAGAGTAGTGAGGAAGTTTCAGAAGCTGTGAATAGTATGTTTAAATGGTATCGGAATGCGGTGGTTTGTATTGCGTGGTTGGATGATTTTGGTGGGGTGAGGGAAGGTGGAGGGGATTTGGGGATGTTGGGGAGGAGTAGGTGGTTTACGAGAGGTTGGACTTTGCAAGAGTTGGTTGCGCCGAAGACAGTTGTGTTTGTTACGAGGGGGTGGGAGGTGCTGGGGTATAAGGGGATTAGAACGGAAGGGTTGAAACAAATGGCAATGGGACCGGAGTTGGGGGAGATTTTGGCAGGTGTCACGGGAATTCCGGAGCCGGTGCTGAAGGATTATGAGTATGCGAGGGCGATTGGGGCGGAGCAGAAATTGGAGTGGATGAGTGAGAGAGAAACGACGAGGGAGGAGGATCAGAGTTATTGTTTGTTGGGGTTCTTTGATGTTACGATGCCGGTTATTTATGGGGAGGGGAGggagaaggcgaggatgagattGTTGGCGGAGATCAAGAGGCTTAATGTGGTTCCCGCAAATCTGGACGATGATTTTGAGGTTGTGGAGAAGCCTGCCATTCGTACTCTCCATGAAGCGGCGAGTTCGGGCGATCTGGAATTCATCTCTCAGTACCTCGAAGGGCCACCGTCGAGGAGAGAGCAGCTCTGGACCTGGGATGCTGGAGGGGGTCTTCCACTTCATCGCGCTGTACGCAATGATCAAGCACTGACTTGCAAATTGCTGATTGCGTCTATGAATGGGAGAACATGGGATCCTGTGGACCTGCTTGATATGAACGGCAAGAGTCCGGTCGAATATGCGTTATACGACGTTGGCTCCGAGTCAGACGATGTTCTGAGAGAGTTCCTCACGGACGAAGGGCTATGCTTCGCGCTGCCAACTATTCTTACTGTAAGGAAGACGGTTCTGGTTCGCATCCTGGAATTGGGTGGCCCAGATGTTATTCTCCGAGCGATCAGAATCTCAAGAAAGGCCCAACGACCTGCGTTGTTCTCCAATTTATTGCAACGCACGCTGGCAACAGTTGTCACTGTTCCACAGTCGGAAAGACTGGTGCCTTCTTTGGCAGCAGATGTTATCGGCCTGGCAAACGCGAATGAGAAGACACTTACCGCGGCCGTAGCAAAGATGACTGACATGATCTATAATTGGGCAGTGTCTGAGCGTGTAAAGCGATTGATACTGCTACAGAAAGTTACGGGTCTGGAGGTTTTCACTGGCAGTGATGGGCTCAATTTTGTCGGAAAAGCAATTCTTGCCAATGACACAGCAACTTTGTCCGCCCTACACAAGATCGACCTGTCGCTCTTTTCGAGGCCTGTGGGCTGGTGGACCGGCGATCACTTGACTGTCCAAGTTCACGTTGGTGAATGGCATCCTCTCCGATTTGCGGCATTCCTAGGATACCCTCAAGCTGTAGAGCTGGTGGCACGGCTGACGGACCCAGAGGAGAACGATCCACCTCACTTGCGCGCAGTTCATTATGCTGCAATATATGCTTACATGGACGACAAGCGGAAGTCCACCTTTCGCATACTACGAGAACTCTCCTTGGAGGACGACGATTCGGAGGAGTCAACCTATTGTATTGTCAACTTCGTCGTCACATGTGATACCGACTGGTTCGTTCTAGTCTTCCCTCATTCTCGAGAAGCTGTGATCGAAGACATCAAGACCGCCTCGCCAGAGAAGTTCTACTGGGACGCCGGCCATGTGAGAACCCGTAAAGGGCAATTCCACACAAGAACATGCGACAAGTTTAATATGCGAGTGAGAACCAAATGCATAGATCGAGGGTCTCCAGACAGCCAGCAAAGTGCGGTAAATTTGTCTTTCATGCATGGCTGGAACAATTCTGAAGTGCAAGGCGAAAAGGGACGTGTCATACTCGCACTGGCACCAGAATCAGAAGCGGACGTTTGGTTTCGGGAGTCAAATCAGCATCACTTTAGTCAGATGGATGATAACGCAACAGTATTGGCGTCGGGGACAAATTGGAGAGAAAGTGCGCATAATCATCGTGCGTGGCAACTTCGATGTGAGCAGAAAGTTATAAGCTCTGTTTAG
- a CDS encoding uncharacterized protein (BUSCO:EOG0926051U), whose amino-acid sequence MATALQQQLAAIAANSTHQLDLKAQKARHSKSLLFEPRDAATQKFDTIYQICLEGFEELCELDKRFRPYARNLFSEQSKTEDRTNMTVQENEELDTVIVRFLGLLGGRLLLKPAMKAMEWLVRRFRVQEYNTEAVLFTFLPYHASHIFPTLLSILPEQLPPNFRFLHPYVTSLQNPPRHAIVAAASNQSALFSAFSQYMLGVAKLKYQQPMLLGFWASITAQAVNNMIDASRSGRKEVRRQKEEDMLMKVLPILRGAFAIQGVPELYLGSCMIMTIMATKADLSEATLNALMDAVASGWTEQTIEDGIICLSVLAEEKEQLTLSKGTVRALLQQEEALEILDRVGGNYRVDNLLTGVALGALDLIKGTSDARAMQLLPAILSSQSLPESHAVYILESTLRAIADLPSAESDANSRRDLITIASRASEEEHGARQLQLAAQRANINLAELDGSLTLRLTDGDETRDEERDQMLLDSQFDMEAIETKALFEDLPKIDSTNFSFLDEAHSAIFADYCSAFQAALPSKQDVATFFSLPSLARKSLTQQPTMLTFLARTWTSDVPASVRVKALQVTRELLEQVRKSGQSVDLQLLIPYVISGLSDSVKAARSAAASTCLALHSTYDVKKLKESTVWAKPSAYGPAGFNVQWLSSADAHKFIADGIVAVLEDCVIDQNYILQHLADTINGATKAERKELKQALRASVYSCLASHVVATPEPQVKLRLLDVTAKVGKVAGSNTRVQVLLPYAKQALGDKSSSPALCKALVSNMTHRSTEELQFSKDLAGGQYGADRAQYAFARLSQLWRNMKQNSQTDVADWLLDLSLGGEGSTASEELQAQAVETLRNLTLPSEILVHLVESLPSVAQLQGHPTPAKKQRTSRTSDVSKLASIDKSKLDAAIRRITLVLEIVEGSKAEQHPQLLKGLFYLLSELQHYKTLLDSELVYLQGLLINNLLSVVKGLKNASNKDVDRSVVRADLIVDCVRTTSSTQVHQSALLLMSSLASWAPDLVLHSVMPLFTFMGSTILKQGDDYSAHVTDQTVARIIPPLAASLKKKGRDLLTGSAELLLSFTAAFEHIPLHRRAGLFHNLVQTLGPEESLFAIMAMLIERYPEDSTVLPFVSDLMSHFPSTVELGAIRRYLDLVFDTLKSKRTLSDVILGYGEKNADQAKASTIVLMEGLASTLSREALRRKLAKELKLGAETASSLQNTYSVILEKTMQLGLQVTKSEDLSDSASNVLTALLGLMPTSDFIESSAMLMQTGSDEIRQQVFWSLEQRVETARRGDATLQKVFIEVLPNCALFVASSQPIATRTAAITCIDRIADKFGKTDRSSVMSVAQEIAGDAALGEKDDDLRRISILCLASMVEVLGDEMIPILPKTFDTVLRYMHETLHEGDGEANMELLVAGFSFAMAVLDHIPWMLSGKYLDRLLVLAAESDADTVQRFIALAARKVSANDFLGAIERTWAEVVKIATEDDVDAARIHVTALNTAVQHHTKATIAQNAQLLFKILLLAFDLRRQLADEDDEDLSSLFDMVNDTTMQAVLKLNDNTFRPFFIRLTEWAFAGLPKTDHKGALLRTSSLYSFSLVLFEQLKSLVTSYASFLLENAASLLTTLSTGDEQELELLELVLDTLTSNFSNDQDGFWQSPAHFDAIAKPLVSRLGLAATYDVNSHVIPAITELAACVSSQDHHKTMNGLIMTFMRNENSAVRLAAIKAERSLTERLHIDWLNSLPEMLPFISELQEDDEGVVERECLRWIAQIEEVTGESLEGMLQ is encoded by the coding sequence aTGGCAACggctctgcagcagcaattgGCCGCCATTGCGGCCAACAGCACACACCAGCTCGACCTGAAAGCGCAAAAGGCGCGCCACAGTAAATCGCTACTGTTCGAACCTCGAGATGCCGCTACCCAAAAATTCGATACCATCTACCAAATATGTCTGGAAGGATTCGAGGAGTTATGCGAGTTGGACAAGCGATTCAGACCGTATGCGCGGAATCTGTTCAGCGAGCAGAGTAAGACGGAGGATCGGACGAATATGACGGTGCAAGAGAATGAAGAGCTGGATACGGTTATTGTGCGGTTTCTGGGGCTGCTTGGAGGACGATTACTGCTGAAGCCGGCGATGAAGGCCATGGAATGGCTCGTCAGAAGGTTCCGAGTGCAAGAGTACAACACAGAGGCCGTGCTGTTCACGTTTCTGCCGTACCACGCTTCGCATATTTTCCCGACCCTCCTCTCGATCTTGCCCGAACAGCTGCCGCCGAATTTCCGATTCTTGCATCCGTATGTCACATCATTGCAGAATCCGCCTCGTCACGCCATCGTGGCTGCTGCGAGTAACCAGTCTGCTCTGTTCTCCGCGTTCAGCCAGTATATGCTGGGCGTTGCGAAGCTCAAGTACCAGCAGCCAATGCTTTTGGGATTCTGGGCCAGCATTACCGCACAGGCTGTCAACAATATGATCGATGCGTCCCGTTCCGGAAGGAAGGAAGTTCGCAGGCAGAAAGAGGAGGATATGCTGATGAAAGTGCTTCCCATCCTTCGCGGAGCATTCGCCATTCAGGGTGTGCCGGAGCTGTATTTGGGAAGTTGCATGATCATGACCATCATGGCAACCAAGGCTGACCTCAGTGAGGCTACCTTGAATGCCCTCATGGACGCAGTGGCGAGCGGTTGGACCGAGCAGACAATTGAGGACGGCATCATCTGTCTCTCGGTGCTTGCAGAGGAAAAGGAACAGTTGACTCTGTCCAAAGGCACAGTCCGTGCACTTCTCCAGCAGGAAGAGGCACTGGAGATTCTCGATCGAGTGGGTGGAAACTACAGAGTGGATAATCTGCTCACCGGAGTTGCATTGGGTGCTCTGGACCTGATCAAGGGCACGTCAGACGCACGCGcgatgcagctgctgccagcAATTCTCTCTTCACAATCGTTACCCGAGTCACACGCCGTGTATATCTTGGAGAGCACGCTTCGTGCGATTGCCGATCTCCCATCGGCCGAATCTGATGCCAATAGCCGACGCGATCTCATCACTATTGCTTCTCGTGCCTCCGAGGAGGAGCACGGGGCGCGGCAATTGCAATTGGCGGCTCAGAGAGCAAATATCAATCTCGCCGAACTGGACGGAAGCCTCACCCTGAGATTGACGGACGGGGACGAGACTCGGGACGAAGAGAGAGATCAGATGTTGCTCGACTCACAATTCGATATGGAAGCCATCGAGACCAAAGCATTGTTTGAAGACCTTCCCAAGATCGATTCCACCAACTTCTCATTCCTGGACGAAGCACATTCAGCCATCTTCGCAGACTACTGTTCAGCTTTTCAGGCAGCATTGCCTTCGAAACAGGATGTGGCCACCTTCTTCAGCCTGCCCTCTCTCGCTCGCAAGAGCCTGACACAACAGCCGACCATGCTCACATTCCTTGCTCGTACATGGACGAGTGATGTTCCCGCGTCAGTGCGAGTCAAAGCGCTGCAAGTCACCCgagagctgctggagcaggTTCGCAAAAGTGGTCAATCAGTCGACTTGCAATTGCTGATTCCGTATGTTATCTCCGGTCTTAGCGACTCTGTCAAGGCTGCGAGaagcgctgctgcttccaCCTGTCTTGCTCTGCACAGCACATACgatgtcaagaagctcaaggaaTCGACAGTGTGGGCGAAACCCTCTGCTTACGGCCCGGCTGGATTCAATGTGCAGTGGTTGTCCTCCGCCGATGCGCACAAATTCATTGCTGATGGCATCGTTGCGGTCCTCGAAGACTGTGTTATCGATCAAAATTATATCCTCCAGCACTTGGCAGATACGATCAACGGCGCCACGAAGGCCGAGCGCAAGGAGTTGAAACAGGCCCTGCGCGCAAGTGTTTATTCTTGCCTTGCCTCGCATGTAGTTGCGACCCCTGAGCCGCAAGTAAAACTCCGCCTTCTGGACGTCACGGCCAAAGTCGGCAAGGTCGCTGGATCCAACACCCGCGTTCAAGTACTGCTGCCATATGCAAAGCAGGCATTGGGCGACAAGTCATCGAGCCCAGCCCTCTGCAAGGCCTTGGTCAGCAACATGACCCATCGCAGTACCGAGGAACTACAATTTTCGAAGGATCTTGCTGGCGGACAATACGGCGCTGACCGTGCGCAGTATGCATTTGCTCGTCTGAGCCAACTGTGGCGCAACATGAAGCAGAATTCGCAAACTGACGTCGCAGACTGGCTGCTGGATCTATCTCTTGGCGGCGAAGGCTCAACGGCTTCTGAAGAACTTCAGGCACAAGCAGTGGAAACACTGCGTAACTTGACGCTGCCCAGTGAAATACTGGTGCATCTGGTGGAGAGTCTACCCAGTGTTGCGCAACTGCAAGGCCATCCGACTCCCGCCAAAAAGCAACGAACAAGTCGGACTTCTGACGTTTCGAAGCTCGCTAGCATCGACAAATCCAAACTTGATGCAGCGATTCGCCGGATCACTCTTGTGCTTGAAATCGTAGAGGGGTCAAAGGCTGAACAGCATCCACAGTTGCTGAAGGGTCTCTTTTACCTTCTGAGCGAGTTGCAGCACTACAAGACGCTACTGGACTCCGAGCTGGTTTACCTGCAAGGACTTCTGATCAACAACCTGCTCTCTGTCGTGAAGGGATTGAAGAACGCGTCGAACAAGGACGTGGACCGCTCAGTTGTCCGCGCTGATCTCATCGTTGACTGTGTGCGAACCACCTCAAGCACACAAGTCCATCAGTCTGCGTTACTTCTCATGTCCTCTCTGGCTTCCTGGGCACCAGATCTCGTCCTTCACAGCGTCATGCCATTGTTCACGTTTATGGGCTCAACAATCTTGAAGCAGGGAGACGATTACAGCGCTCATGTCACCGACCAGACAGTGGCGCGCATCATTCCTCCTCTGGCGGCATCcctcaagaagaagggccgAGATTTGCTCACAGGATCTGCTGAGTTGCTCCTGAGCTTCACCGCAGCCTTTGAGCACATCCCGCTTCATCGACGAGCAGGACTATTCCACAATCTGGTCCAGACCCTCGGCCCAGAAGAGTCCCTTTTCGCGATCATGGCTATGCTTATTGAGCGTTATCCGGAAGACAGCACTGTGTTACCTTTCGTGTCAGACCTGATGAGCCATTTCCCGTCGACCGTCGAGCTCGGTGCGATCAGAAGATACCTGgatctcgtcttcgacaCCCTGAAATCGAAGAGAACATTGTCCGATGTTATCCTTGGCTATGGTGAGAAGAATGCTGATCAAGCCAAGGCTTCGACAATTGTGCTCATGGAAGGTCTTGCAAGCACACTCTCACGTGAAGCACTTCGCCGAAAGCTAGCCAAGGAACTGAAACTGGGCGCAGAAACCGCTTCGTCACTGCAAAACACATACTCGGTAATTCTGGAGAAGACCATGCAGCTTGGTCTGCAAGTCACCAAGTCTGAGGATCTTTCGGACAGCGCATCTAATGTTCTGACTGCACTGCTCGGTCTGATGCCAACGAGCGACTTCATCGAGTCCAGTGCTATGCTCATGCAAACAGGCTCTGACGAGATTCGCCAGCAGGTCTTCTGGTCTTTGGAACAGCGTGTCGAAACGGCAAGACGCGGCGATGCAACGTTGCAAAAGGTCTTCATCGAGGTTCTACCGAATTGTGCTCTGTTCGTCGCGTCCAGTCAGCCAATTGCAACTAGGACCGCTGCCATCACTTGCATTGATCGGATCGCAGACAAGTTTGGCAAGACAGATCGCTCGTCTGTCATGTCTGTTGCGCAAGAGATTGCAGGCGATGCGGCACTCGGCGAGAAAGATGATGATCTTCGCCGAATATCCATTTTGTGCTTGGCGAGCATGGTGGAGGTGTTGGGAGACGAGATGATCCCCATTCTGCCAAAGACGTTCGACACCGTGCTACGCTACATGCACGAAACCTTGCATGAAGGTGACGGCGAGGCTAACATGGAATTGCTTGTGGCCGGCTTCAGCTTTGCCATGGCTGTTCTCGATCACATTCCATGGATGCTGTCCGGGAAGTACTTGGACCGCCTTCTTGTACTTGCCGCTGAGAGTGATGCGGACACTGTTCAGCGATTCATTGCGCTCGCGGCAAGAAAGGTCTCGGCCAACGATTTCCTCGGCGCCATTGAGCGTACCTGGGCAGAAGTTGTTAAGATCGCAACCgaagatgatgtcgatgcagCTCGCATTCATGTTACCGCTCTCAACACTGCCGTGCAACATCACACCAAGGCGACTATTGCACAGAATGCGCAACTGCTCTTCAagatccttcttcttgcgttcGATCTGCGGCGACAACttgctgacgaagatgacgaggattTGTCGTCGCTCTTCGATATGGTCAACGACACGACCATGCAAGCTGTGCTTAAGCTTAACGACAACACATTCCGGCCATTCTTCATTCGTCTCACCGAGTGGGCCTTCGCAGGACTTCCAAAGACCGACCATAAGGGTGCTCTCCTCCGCACCTCCAGCCTTTACAGCTTCTctctcgtcctcttcgagcAACTCAAGAGCCTGGTCACAAGCTATGCCAGCTTCTTGCTTGAGAATGCCGCATCTCTGCTCACGACACTGTCAACTGGAGATGaacaggagctggagcttcTCGAACTTGTCCTCGACACTCTGACATCGAACTTCTCCAACGACCAAGACGGTTTCTGGCAATCTCCCGCACACTTCGATGCGATCGCCAAGCCTCTCGTCTCCCGCCTCGGTCTCGCAGCCACATACGATGTCAATTCGCACGTTATTCCCGCCATTACGGAGCTTGCTGCATGTGTTTCCAGTCAAGATCATCACAAGACCATGAACGGGCTGATCATGACTTTTATGCGGAATGAGAATAGTGCTGTCAGGCTGGCGGCTATCAAGGCGGAGAGATCTTTGACTGAGAGATTGCATATTGATTGGTTGAACTCTTTGCCGGAGATGTTGCCATTTATTAGTGAGTTGcaggaggacgatgagggaGTTGTGGAGAGGGAGTGTCTGAGATGGATTGCGCAGATTGAGGAGGTTACTGGGGAGTCGTTGGAGGGGATGTTGCAGTAG
- a CDS encoding uncharacterized protein (antiSMASH:Cluster_5), with protein sequence MAGITRDHVLITALQDHRYSHLTTLQEMEESPPPPVPPKDAAFQLNTTTMMDLTGPPTAPASGSKRRRDAADDVNYHYGFRNDPADVSDNDRPTPSKRSRSQVRANDGYVSDTPSQKAAQLRRKKGIRNLSNLNLRHAASTSVLPRRQDSPPRESRFQEGSLTDKPSQQPPSVFTKMPRSESGNLSYVDELMADYHDGMPTPARDVQATIEHEKQIMPDRVAEINSRDGKEEEGGMFKFGKSWGSSFKPIALWNRLWNDTKEDLTRKNKLEAERKARLKAEAEAKYAQMKSAGQFVPTQATPRDSGVVVDNRESIDSYKGHSREQQSIGGASQYGNTTDTTSQAGQSREQSEQATQTPQVQQPPRTIRGRLSRMHLRKPSLGSLTGTVKRAKSDWNLAASQRESSTSVSPTKLEFDGSASILRSSASKYDLKKQDRLSKRVSNLEEKLYKARMELDNALAEASPAPKLSSKFERFTPVSSVKSSYKRSRFVPGALPTLPSERVLFPELRGPETYEETVPRAEETTRTRPEIDLNTAFDDVDEEATMRQVKASPRRTHAKDIFKKPDVPDKPISRQSNEKNRDPAPAAAKDDESDAEGDHEDNAAEVDGNKTSGNGTLMVKFKTKKTGKSKKRRSLANDDKVFQPDKVTSDDDAEWDEAAPTSTKKKRKSAGKTENSPAGKNTSSAPKPKSPQNKTTKRTTTMTRSKKKADPKTQTVEVEQEKMQITEDIEVVPSEDELARPPSSGGDDAILEPVYEEEEESTMPLQDEPPNPTATATPSKYGRHSLRSRSNSPLKRNTCALPRAGFAASSPGKNGVGQHVRSVSDGSVKLAANGAGKRGSKDEDFEWPDDVF encoded by the coding sequence ATGGCCGGGATCACGCGTGATCATGTGCTGATAACCGCCCTGCAGGATCACAGGTACTCCCACCTCACCACCCTgcaggagatggaggagtctccgccgccgccagtcCCGCCCAAAGATGCTGCCTTCCAGctgaacaccaccaccatgatGGACCTCACCGGACCTCCCACCGCGCCGGCTAGTGGCTCGAAACGCAGACGAGATGCGGCAGACGATGTCAATTATCACTACGGCTTCCGAAACGACCCTGCCGACGTCAGTGACAACGACCGCCCGACGCCATCGAAACGCTCGCGTTCGCAAGTGCGAGCCAATGACGGCTACGTATCCGACACACCTTCGCAGAAAGCCGCCCAGCTGCGCCGTAAAAAGGGCATCCGCAACCTCTCTAATCTCAATCTGCGCCATGCTGCTTCTACTTCAGTCCTGCCGAGGAGACAAGACTCTCCGCCGCGCGAGTCGAGGTTTCAGGAAGGTAGCTTGACAGACAAACCCAGCCAGCAACCACCCTCCGTCTTCACGAAAATGCCGCGATCGGAAAGCGGCAACCTCTCCTACGTGGATGAGCTCATGGCCGATTACCACGATGGTATGCCCACGCCTGCAAGAGATGTCCAGGCGACGATCGAGCACGAGAAGCAAATAATGCCAGATCGAGTCGCCGAGATTAATTCGCGGGACgggaaagaggaggaaggtgGAATGTTCAAGTTTGGCAAGTCCTGGGGCTCGAGCTTCAAGCCCATTGCGCTCTGGAATCGCCTGTGGAATGATACGAAAGAGGACTTGACGCGAAAGAACAAATTGGAGGcggagaggaaggcgaggttGAAAGCTGAGGCAGAAGCGAAGTATGCGCAGATGAAGAGTGCTGGACAATTCGTGCCAACTCAGGCTACGCCGCGGGATTCTGGCGTTGTTGTGGATAATCGCGAGTCCATCGATTCGTACAAGGGACATTCGCGGGAGCAGCAAAGCATTGGAGGAGCTTCTCAATATGGAAATACCACGGATACTACTTCTCAGGCAGGACAATCTCGAGAGCAGAGCGAGCAGGCGACACAAACGCCACAAGTGCAGCAACCCCCACGAACGATACGCGGTAGGCTGTCTCGTATGCACTTGCGCAAGCCGTCGTTGGGCTCTCTCACTGGTACCGTCAAGCGAGCCAAGTCGGATTGGAATCTGGCCGCCTCGCAACGAGAGTCTTCTACTTCCGTGTCACCTACGAAACTCGAGTTCGATGGATCTGCTTCGATCCTCCGAAGTAGTGCCTCCAAGTATGACCTCAAGAAGCAAGATCGCTTATCGAAGCGTGTCAGCAACCTGGAGGAGAAGCTTTACAAAGCAAGGATGGAGCTCGACAATGCCCTAGCTGAAGCCTCGCCAGCTCCCAAGCTCAGCAGCAAATTTGAGCGCTTCACTCCTGTCAGTAGTGTCAAGAGCAGTTACAAGAGGTCTCGATTCGTTCCTGGAGCTTTGCCGACATTGCCTAGTGAGCGAGTTCTCTTTCCAGAACTGCGTGGACCGGAGACCTATGAGGAAACAGTGCCACGTGCAGAGGAGACCACCAGAACCCGCCCAGAGATTGATCTCAATACGGCTTTCGATGACGTGGATGAAGAGGCGACAATGCGACAGGTCAAGGCTTCGCCACGCCGTACCCACGCGAAGGATATTTTCAAGAAGCCGGATGTCCCTGACAAGCCGATCAGTCGACAGAGCAATGAGAAGAATCGGGATCCTGCGCCGGCTGCAGCAAAGGACGATGAGTCCGATGCCGAAGGTGACCACGAGGACAATGCGGCCGAGGTCGATGGGAATAAGACTTCCGGCAATGGCACACTCATGGTGAAGttcaagacgaagaagaccggcaagtcgaagaagcgtaGATCGCTGGCCAACGACGACAAGGTCTTCCAGCCCGACAAAGTAAccagcgacgatgatgctgaGTGGGATGAAGCTGCTCCGACCAGTActaagaagaagcgcaagtctGCCGGCAAGACCGAGAACAGTCCTGCGGGTAAGAACACGAGTAGCGCTCCAAAGCCAAAGTCACCCCAGAATAAGACGACGAAGAGAACGACTACGATGACAcgatcgaagaagaaagcaGACCCGAAAACGCAGACTGTAGAAGTCGAACAAGAGAAGATGCAGATCACCGAGGACATCGAAGTCGTCCCTAGTGAGGACGAGCTGGCACGTCCTCCATCCTccggcggcgatgatgccaTTCTGGAACCTGtctacgaagaagaggaagagagtaCCATGCCTTTGCAGGACGAGCCACCGAATCCGACTGCGACAGCGACGCCTTCTAAGTACGGGCGTCACTCGCTTCGCTCTCGTTCGAACAGTCCCCTCAAACGCAATACTTGCGCTTTGCCTCGTGCTGGTTTTGCAGCGAGCTCGCCAGGCAAGAATGGAGTGGGTCAGCATGTTCGTTCTGTGAGTGACGGGTCGGTCAAGTTGGCTGCGAATGGTGCTGGGAAGAGGGGCAGTAAGGATGAGGATTTTGAGTGGCCGGATGATGTGTTCTGA